The Streptomyces kanamyceticus DNA segment GATCATGCTTTCGCGGCTGGTGTCGACGGGGTTGTAGGTGGCGGCACTCAGGCACTCCGCGACGACCACCAGGACGTGCGCTCCGGGATGGGCGGCGACATGCTCGTATGCCAGGGTCAATGCCTGGGCGCCGCCCGCGCAGGCATACGAACTGAGAGGTATTCGGGCTATGTCCGGCCGCAGCCCCTGCGGGGCGAGGGTGCGTATGAGGTCGGTGTCGAGGCTGGGTGCAGTCCAGGAGGTGGCGTGGCTGGTGATTACGCAGTCGATATCCTCCAGCGCGAGCCCCGCGTTCTCCAGCGCTCCGGGTACGGCACGCACGGCCATCTCGAGCGCGTCGTCGTATGCGGCGCGGTTGCGGTCCTCGAAGGTCGCGTCGCCGGCGACGGTCTCCGAGTGCAGGGGCCGGGTGAAGTACCGGGTGCGCACGCCGGTAGCCCGCGCCGTACGCAGGTAGGCGGCAAGACGGGGGAGATCGGCGTACCGACGGGCGATGTCCTCGGTGACATCGTCCATCGAGACGGAGTGCTCGCCGAGCTCAACGTACGGTCTGGCGATCAACGCGATGGGCATAGACCAGGAAGTCCTATTCTTCTGTGGAAGTGGCTCCGGCCGCACTCAATTCGGTCTGCCGGACGCCCGGTCGGAAGATGCGGAACACGTGTTCCACCGCGTGCGGAAGCGCCAAGCTAGCGGCCCCTGAGCATTGATATGGAGCTGTCCGCCAACTCGAGGCCGCCCTAGGCTCGCCCCGGCGGAACCCAGTGATTGTCCTCCGTACTCAGAGGAAATGGCAGATGTGGGCGGGTCGTTCCCGGGTGGAATTGCATGAAGACAACTCGCGCGTCGATTTGAGTGAGCGGGTTGGCGGCGGAGACTACCACCCAGCCCGGTCCTCTCACGGCGTGGTGGATCGGGCGAACAACGCCATCAGGGTGCAAGGCACGAGTGGTCCCGGTCGCCTTGTAGATGGGACCCACGACAGGGTCAAGACGGACATCGGTCGCCAGGTCGATAAGCTCGGGATCGGCTGGATTCTGCGCGGCAGCCTCTCGGAGCGCCGGGCAGACCACTGGAGCCCAGTCCTCGGCCCAGTTCGTAAGCGTGACTGTGCGGGCCTGCTCGTCCAGCAGCATCCACCGCATGACGTTCGACGGCTTCCCTCCTGGGAGAAAGAGCGCCTCAAAGTCGGCGTTATGCGCCACGAGGTTCCAGTGTCTGTCGGTGATGTAGGCCATCGAATCGGAGACTCCCTCGACGACGGTGCGCCAGACCTCGTGCATTGCGTGCCACCCCTCCCTGTTCTGCACCTGAGTTCCCCCTGCGCGTCGTTTCGCCCTCTGAGGGTTGGCGACGAGCGCATGTGCGCCAAGCGTAGTCAGCGTCTTCCCGGCCGGGTCCCGTTCCCCTCCAGAAGAGGCAGGCGGGGCGCGTTGCTTGTTTGGCCAGAGTCCGGCTGCCTAGGGGGCGTAGTAGGTCCACAACCGCACGCCGCGTTCGTCGCAAAGCGCGTCCCACTCGGCCAGGGAGGAGCATGAGTCCGGTGTGCGGTGCAGGCGGGCCTCGGATGCTGTACGGAGCGCGGCACGGATCCGGTTCCGTATCACGAACGCGGGCGGGTGAACCTCCTTGGCTTCGGTCTCTTCCACTGCCGGAAGCTTGGCGCGAAGGCCCATGACGGCTTCGAGGAAGGCCTGGTTGGGTGCGCATCCGGTGGCGGGGGAGTCGGGGGTGGGGGCGTGCCGCGGGGTCTGTTGCTGGCGGGTGTGCCACCGCGAGAGCAGGTAGGCCGCAGGCTGCCGGGGGCGCCAGGACAGCCACCAGGAGCTGAGATCGTCCACGATCTCCCCACCAGACAGGCCCGCTTCGATCCAGGGCCGCAGGGCGAAGGCCAGCCTTCGCAGGCTTTCCGCCTGCGTCCAGGGCACGCGGGGCCGTACCCACGCGGCAACCGCGGTGGCTGCCGCCGCGCTGCTTGTCGATGAACTTCGGGACGCACGGGGTGTAGTTCTTATCCCCCTCTCTACCTTGGCTGCAGGACGTAAGGGGTTCTCCCTACAGGAAGGGGTGTCACGCATGGTCCGCTGGAATGCCATCCGGCTGTGCGTCCTGATGGGCGCTGCCTGCTTGCTGTGCCCCCTGCGGCGGGCGTCGGTGATGGCCAGGCGGCGGCCGTCCGGAGTGAAACCGACGAGCCGCGCTTGATAGCCGCTGCCGCGGATGCGGTGGCCCATAGCGGTATCCCAAGCCGGAGGCGCAGTGGCCGCGTAGATCGTCGCGGTACCGGACCAGCCCGGCAGGTGGCACGGGCGGGTGTTGGTGCGTGAGCCGTGCACGACCCAGGCCAGCAGCCCGATCTCGCGCAGCAGCGCGACGTGCCGGTCGACGGTACGGCGGCTGACCTTGAGGCGTTTGGCCAGGGCCAGGCGCCCGTAGGCGACATGCCCGTCGGCGTTCATGCGACGCGCCAGGTCCTCGGCGATGCGGGCAGTGGTGTGGTTGGCGCGCGGCCAGAGGCCGGAGCCGATAGCCCATTGCACGGCCCGCAGGAAGTCGTGGCGGCGTACACGCCGCGACGTCGTGGTGGAGATCTCCTGCGCTCCGTGGTCGGCAGCGGGCGCGACCGTCCGGAACAGACTCAGCGGTACGGGACGGTCTGGACCTGGCGTGACGGCCTTATGCGAGCCGTGGACCAGAACACGGGCATGCTGCATCATGAGAGGAGCACGCCTCCTTCCGGCGTGCGACGGCCCCGCACTGCGGAGCCGGATTCGTGGAGAGCACGTAAAAACCGCCTGTGACGAGGCGGATTTCCCGCCTCAGGACGGGACTTCGCTCCTTGAAGTTGGCGCTTGGGGAGCGGTGGAGTGTGGCGTGGCGCGCGGGTGTCGGAGCCTGCGCGCCATCACTCTGTGCTGAGCACTGGCTCAGCGAAGGTCATGACCTCATGGCATTCCTTCCTACTAGGCCTGTCGCGATGCGAGTACCTCATCCGGCTCTACGGTCGGCATCCATGACCGCTTCGGGCGAAACGACTGGGCTGCGACGAGGTGAGGAAGACAATCGTCGCCGCCATCTCCTGCGGCCGGGCCAGCCAGCGCAGGGGCGACGACGGTGGACGTGCTGTTGCGAGAGCCGCGCGCGCAGCTCATGGCCCGCGGCGAATCAGCCGGTCGCGGGGGACGCGGCACAGTTGGCCGGGCCTGCCTCACCGCACAGACCGGCTGCGGAGGTAACCAGCTCTCCCCGGAGCTGAAGTCGTCCTCTTTCATGAGCATGAGCAGTTCGTCCTTGGCGGTACCCGCGCAGCACACCAGGACCTCGAGGAGTCCGAGCGCGTCCGTCCTCCGCCTCCTTGAACGCGGCATCGACCTGAGCGGCATCGGTGACGTCACAGCGGATCGCCAGGACACCCAACGGCGAGCCGGTGATCAAAAGGGGAACATGACACAGGAAAGTCCTTCTTGACACAGTGGAGTTGTCCGTCGCGCACCAAGGAGACAGTCAGTCAGTCAATGCCTGATCTAGTGTCATCCGGCGGCTGATCGCGCCGGCGGTGTCCATCACGGCAGACGCGAAGCGGTTTCGAACCGGAGTGCTGCAGATCTGCCGGTGGGAGGCCAGTAGGCTCACCGCACCCGCTACCGTCGACCCCCGCCAGATCGGGGCGGCGATGATGTCTCGCCCCAGCACAGGGGAGGGGCCCACGGCATAGCCGTCCTCGCGAATGCGTTGGAACGGCGGCCGCGCCGCCGCTGTGTCCCCCAAGCTGGCCAGGATGACCCAGCCAGACGCGTCAGCCTCCAGCGGAGCGCTCCACAGAGCCTGAAGTGACGCTGTAGAGGCCGTATACAACTGTTGCGCGTGTGCCCCGAGCGCCTTCTCCGTCTGTACCCGCAAGGGCCTCCCGACCAGCAATGCGGCATACGCCAGTGCGATTTGGCCAGTTCGTGACTGTAGGGTGATCAATTCAGTGCGAACAGTCACTGAACCCAAGCCAGTTGGAGGACCGGCCAGACCGAGGGGAAGTTGGACAAGCAATGCGGTGTCTCTATAAAGGCGTAGTGGCCGTGTGGACCCTGCCGCTCCACCGCGCCCTCGCCGATCAACGCCTGCAGATAGCGATGAGCCGTGGGCGACGGCAATCCCGCCTCGGCGGCGATGGCCGCCAGCGGGTAGGTTCCCGGCCCGAGCTGGCGCAGTGCGCGCAGCACGGAGAGCGTGCGCCCCACGCCGCTGGCCGACCGCTCCGGCGGCATGACGGCAGCACGATGCATCGCGAACTCCCCCTCGCGGTTGTGGACCCAAAGGACCCCACGCGTCTCCCACAACACGATCGGATCCGGTCCGTCATTGTGGCAACGGCAACGCTCTCGTCACTAGGAGAGCTTCTTTCCGGTAGTCGCATTTCAGGAAACGCCGTTTCCGGTATATGGATTCATGGAGAGAGGATCAGTCGACGAAAGGATAGAAAGT contains these protein-coding regions:
- a CDS encoding beta-ketoacyl-[acyl-carrier-protein] synthase family protein, translated to MPIALIARPYVELGEHSVSMDDVTEDIARRYADLPRLAAYLRTARATGVRTRYFTRPLHSETVAGDATFEDRNRAAYDDALEMAVRAVPGALENAGLALEDIDCVITSHATSWTAPSLDTDLIRTLAPQGLRPDIARIPLSSYACAGGAQALTLAYEHVAAHPGAHVLVVVAECLSAATYNPVDTSRESMIYKVLFGDSAVACVVSGQERDGQGPRFRIDDTWQYVLPDTRTVFEGRLDSYGLHFDSTRDATRTIGTVAPALREWLDGEGTEFAPDFCVVHAGGPAILNHAQTALRVDNGPNAEARTGPLRHSWDSLELCGNLGGASVLDVLRRSFDEPAPGDQGVLLGYGPGISVAACKLTRT
- a CDS encoding MmyB family transcriptional regulator; this translates as MHEVWRTVVEGVSDSMAYITDRHWNLVAHNADFEALFLPGGKPSNVMRWMLLDEQARTVTLTNWAEDWAPVVCPALREAAAQNPADPELIDLATDVRLDPVVGPIYKATGTTRALHPDGVVRPIHHAVRGPGWVVVSAANPLTQIDARVVFMQFHPGTTRPHLPFPLSTEDNHWVPPGRA
- a CDS encoding helix-turn-helix domain-containing protein encodes the protein MMQHARVLVHGSHKAVTPGPDRPVPLSLFRTVAPAADHGAQEISTTTSRRVRRHDFLRAVQWAIGSGLWPRANHTTARIAEDLARRMNADGHVAYGRLALAKRLKVSRRTVDRHVALLREIGLLAWVVHGSRTNTRPCHLPGWSGTATIYAATAPPAWDTAMGHRIRGSGYQARLVGFTPDGRRLAITDARRRGHSKQAAPIRTHSRMAFQRTMRDTPSCRENPLRPAAKVERGIRTTPRASRSSSTSSAAAATAVAAWVRPRVPWTQAESLRRLAFALRPWIEAGLSGGEIVDDLSSWWLSWRPRQPAAYLLSRWHTRQQQTPRHAPTPDSPATGCAPNQAFLEAVMGLRAKLPAVEETEAKEVHPPAFVIRNRIRAALRTASEARLHRTPDSCSSLAEWDALCDERGVRLWTYYAP
- a CDS encoding helix-turn-helix domain-containing protein, whose translation is MHRAAVMPPERSASGVGRTLSVLRALRQLGPGTYPLAAIAAEAGLPSPTAHRYLQALIGEGAVERQGPHGHYAFIETPHCLSNFPSVWPVLQLAWVQ